One Numenius arquata chromosome 9, bNumArq3.hap1.1, whole genome shotgun sequence DNA window includes the following coding sequences:
- the OST4 gene encoding dolichyl-diphosphooligosaccharide--protein glycosyltransferase subunit 4: MITDVQLAIFANMLGVSLFLLVVLYHYVAVNNPKKQE; this comes from the coding sequence ATGATCACGGACGTGCAGCTCGCCATCTTCGCCAACATGCTGGGCGTGTCGCTCTTCCTCCTCGTGGTCCTCTACCACTACGTGGCCGTCAACAACCCCAAGAAGCAGGAGTGA
- the AGBL5 gene encoding cytosolic carboxypeptidase-like protein 5, producing MEIRCGGLLFSSRFDSGNLAHVEQVGPPGAGGGPVGCGAALPPADYEFNVWTRPDCAQTEYENGNRSWFYFSVRGGAPGKLIKLHILNMNKQSRLYSQGMSPFVRTLPVRPRWERIRERPSFEMVETQFVLSFVHRFLEHRGATTYFAFCYPFSYTECQEMLAQLDGRFQECRHMSPSSPLDSVYYHRELLCHSLDKLRVDLLTVTSCHGMLEKREPRLDKLFPDTSTPRPHRFAGKRVFFLSSRVHPGETPSSFVFNGFLDFILREEDPRAQMLRRMFVFKLIPMLNPDGVVRGHYRTDSRGVNLNRQYLNPDAELHPAVYGAKAVLLYHHVHSRVLPGSPDWRTYVSPLGTSSLSTKSSNHSVRSSAPSPEPALSELEKANNLRNSPSSWQTSTFLSPSQEPRLLGAPAAELSSRDPAVWILPSSHSTEHCEEEEEEGRRPSSAPPPESIPPQDSGLAYYVDLHGHASKRGCFMYGNSFPDENDQVENMLFPKLISLNSPHFDFTGCNFSEKNMYAKDKRDGQSKEGSGRVAIYKALGIIHSYTLECNYNTGRSVNPIPVACHDNGRASPPPPPAFPSRYTVELFEQVGRAVAVAALDMAECNPWPRIVLSEHSCLSNLRAWMLRHVRGMKGAGGGPRRRGGARTPPRTSTGLPTSASDNALSRTRSFSNGTSGSGGSQQDSPHIKASPSFTFSCSRAPAPSAATQSPQRGSARAPGRGTLPGGTRGAPSTGTSQGPREAQRSTGEPAAAHGTAPLQVLPKKLEARRAQEQPGALPGAPQGCAEHRRTPPAWGRGPAPPGTAPWRRGAVARGPQPCPAPCQQRPGGGRGAGEGALPLLSPTAAPAHRPPLAPLPPAPPLLLR from the exons ATGGAGATCCGCTGCGGCGGGCTGCTCTTCAGCTCCCGCTTCGACTCGGGAAACCTGGCGCACGTCGAGCAGGTGGGGCcgcccggggccgggggagggcccGTGGGCTGCGGCGCCGCGCTGCCCCCCGCCGACTACGAGTTCAACGTCTGGACGCGGCCCGACTGCGCCCAGACCGAGTATGAGAACGGCAACAG GTCCTGGTTCTACTTCAGTGTCCGGGGGGGCGCCCCGGGGAAGCTGATCAAGCTGCACATCCTGAACATGAACAAGCAGAGCCGGCTGTACTCCCAGGGCATGTCCCCCTTTGTGCGCACCCTGCCTGTGCGTCCCCGCTGGGAGCGCATCCGCGAGCGGCCCAGCTTCGAG ATGGTGGAGACGCAGTTTGTGCTGTCCTTCGTGCACCGCTTCCTGGAGCACCGCGGGGCCACCACCTACTTTGCCTTCTGCTACCCCTTCTCCTACACCGAGTGCCAGGAGATGCTGGCGCAGCTGGACGGCCGCTTCCAGGAGTGCAGGCACATGTCTCCCAGCAG CCCCCTGGACTCGGTCTATTACCACCGGGAGCTGCTGTGCCACTCCCTGGACAAGCTGCGTGTGGACCTGCTGACCGTCACCTCCTGCCACGGCATGCTGGAGAAGCGGGAGCCCCGCCTGGACAAGCTCTTCCCAGACACTAGCACTCCGCGGCCGCACCGCTTCGCAGGGAAGAGG GTGTTCTTCCTCAGCAGCAGAGTCCACCCGGGAGAAACACCCTCCAGCTTCGTCTTCAACGGCTTCCTGGACTTCATCCTGCGGGAGGAGGACCCCCGGGCCCAGATGCTGCGGCGGATGTTTGTCTTTAAGCTCATCCCCATGCTGAACCCCGACGGGGTGGTGCGAGGCCACTATCG aaCGGACTCCCGTGGGGTGAACCTGAACCGCCAGTACCTGAACCCCGATGCCGAGCTGCACCCTGCGGTGTACGGGGCCAAAGCCGTCCTCCTCTACCACCACGTGCACAGCCGCGTCCTGCCGGGCTCTCCTGACTGGAGGACCTATGTCTCCCCGCTGGGCACCAGCTCCCTAAGCACAAAATCTTCCAACCATTCCGTCCGCAGCAGCGCCCCGTCCCCGGAGCCGGCCCTGTCTGAGCTGGAGAAAGCCAATAACCTCCGCAACTCACCCAGCAGCTGGCAAACCAGCACCTTCCTCAGCCCTTCTCAGGAACCCCGGCTCCTGGGAGCCCCCGCCGCTGAGCTGAGCAGCAGGGACCCAGCTGTCTGGATCCTCCCATCGAGCCACAGCACTGAGcactgtgaggaggaggaggaggaaggcaggaggcctTCATCAGCACCTCCCCCCGAATCCATCCCACCCCAGGACAGCGGGCTGGCCTACTACGTGGATCTCCACGGCCATGCCTCCAAGCGCGGCTGCTTCATGTACGGCAACAGTTTCCCTGACGAAAACGATCAG GTGGAGAACATGCTGTTCCCCAAACTCATCTCCCTGAACTCACCTCACTTTGACTTCACGGGCTGTAACTTCTCAGAGAAGAACATGTACGCCAAAGACAAGCGGGACGGGCAGTCGAAGGAGGGCAGCGGGCGGGTGGCCATCTACAAAGCCTTGGGGATCATCCACAG CTACACGCTGGAGTGCAACTACAACACGGGGCGCTCGGTGAACCCCATCCCGGTGGCCTGTCACGACAATGGGCGGgccagccccccgccgccccccgccttcCCCTCCCGATACACCGTGGAGCTGTTTGAGCAG GTGGGCCGGGCCGTGGCGGTGGCGGCGCTGGACATGGCGGAGTGCAACCCCTGGCCCCGCATCGTCCTCTCGGAGCACAGCTGCCTCAGCAACCTGCGGGCGTGGATGCTGCGGCACGTGCGGGGCATGAAGGGCGCCGGCGGGGGCCCGCGCAGGAGAGGAggtgccaggaccccccccaggacctccaC cGGGCTCCCCACTTCAGCCTCCGATAACGCCCTGTCCCGCACCAGGAGCTTCAGCAACGGCACCAGCGGCAGCGGAGGCAGCCAGCAGGACTCGCCCCACATCAAAGCCTCCCCCAGCTTCACCTTCAGCTGCAGCAGGGCCCCTGCCCCCTCTGCTGCCACCCAGAGCCCCCAGAGGGGCAGCGCCAGAGCCCCCGGCAGAG GGACATTGCCGGGGGGCACCCGGGGAGCACCGAGCACCGGCACCAGCCAGGGACCGCGGGAGGCCCAGCGCAGCACGGGAGAGCCAGCGGCTGCCCACGGCACGGCACCGCTGCAG gtgcTCCCCAAGAAGCTGGAAGCCAGGAGAGCCCAGGAGCAGCCCGG GGCCCTGCCTGGAGCCCCCCAGGGGTGCGCAGAGCACCGACGGACTCCTCCTGCGTGGGGGCGAGGGCCTGCACCCCCAGGTACGGCCCCGTGGCGCCGGGGGGCTGTGGCGCGgggaccccagccctgccctgccccctgccagcagcgcccgggggggggccgcggcgccggggagggggctctgcccctgctctcccccaCCGCAGCGCCCGCACACCGGCCCCCCCTCGCTCCGCTCCCCCCAGCGCCTCCGCTCCTGCTGCGCTGA
- the TMEM214 gene encoding transmembrane protein 214, with protein MAAAGPAPGGRWEVVRKGRRPAGGATGSRRALGEANAGRALPLAAPIATSDTIFELGFERALKKQNKEQVPPAAAPPAPPPRRHQPGKSAKKPPASDAAAKPGKCRSLEEALKALDLADLQKELDKSQSMFPESPSVWVKDLAGYLNYKLQAPCSDPMLSQHPHDYPYCLVGKELRSIIRALLGKSSGVLELFFDHCVYTMLQELDKTPGESLHGYRICIQAVLLDRPKIATMNLGKYLEVLRSHQNRPAKCLTVLWALGQAGFTDLHEGLKVWLGVMLPVLGIKALSPYAMSYLDRLLMMHPNLTKGFGMIGPKDFFPLLDFAFMPNNSLTPSLQEQLRRLYPRLKVLAFGARPETALHTYFPSFLSRAAPACPPAMKKELLTSMSQCLSLDPLSFSVWRQLYTKHLAQSSLLLNHLLESWESSSKKVRQSLQETVRSFKVTNEELAARGPNAHQDVAACDAACKELLRKMKGRGFPWSRLLLVLLVFAAGFLLHDVRTHGSFQASSSARLLRSSGVLPAWQAAWQKVSHCYLQGYRWLERMLPACGSRALAVLQPQLELLWATSREVALALAQQCSSLLSWASGNLPGLAEWLQTRLPEWLLHVAECLRELLLFLLRSCLLPLLQHAAAALERGWQHWVDSCSGEVSWDCVRDHLTSFTYSSWIYLQNTTLAVKNWALAMISGH; from the exons atggcggcggcgggcccggccccgggcgggcGCTGGGAGGTGGTGCGGAAgggacggcggcccgccggcgGTGCCACCGGCAGCCGCCGCGCCCTGGGCGAAGCCAACGCCGGCCGGGCCCTGCCCTTGGCCG cccccaTCGCCACCTCCGACACCATCTTCGAGCTGGGCTTCGAGCGGGCGCTGAAGAAGCAGAACAAGGAGCAggtgccccccgccgccgccccccccgcgccgcccccccgcaGGCACCAGCCCGGTAAGAGCGCCAAGAAACCCCCGGCCAGCGACGCCGCCGCCAAACCGGGCAAATGCCGCTCGCTGGAGGAAGCCCTGAAAGCC CTGGACCTGGCGGATCTGCAGAAGGAGCTGGATAAAAGCCAGAGCATGTTCCCCGAGAGCCCCTCCGTCTGGGTGAAGGACCTGGCCGGCTACCTCAACTACAAGCTGCAGGCCCCCTGCAGCGACCCCATGCTCAGCCAGCACCCCCACG ACTACCCCTACTGCCTGGTGGGCAAGGAGCTGAGGAGCATCATCCGGGCCCTGCTGGGAAAGTCCTCGGGCGTGCTGGAGCTCTTCTTCGACCACTGTGTCTACACcatgctgcaggagctggacaaGACCCCGG GGGAGTCCCTGCACGGGTACAGGATCTGCATCCAGGCGGTGCTCCTGGACAGGCCCAAAATCGCCACCATGAACCTGGGCAAG TACCTGGAGGTGCTGCGCTCCCACCAGAACCGGCCGGCGAAGTGCCTGACCGTCCTCTGGGCGCTGGGACAGGCCGGGTTCACGGACCTCCACGAGGGCCTGAAAG tgtgGCTCGGCGTCATGCTCCCGGTGCTGGGCATCAAGGCTCTCTCCCCCTACGCCATGTCCTACCTGGACCGCCTGCtgat GATGCACCCGAACCTGACCAAAGGCTTTGGTATGATCGGACCCAAGGACTTCTTCCCCCTCCTGGACTTCGCCTTCATGCCCAACAACTCCCTGACCCCCAG cctgcaggagcagctgcGGCGGCTGTACCCCCGCCTGAAGGTGCTGGCGTTCGGCGCGCGGCCGGAGACGGCGCTGCACACctacttcccctccttcctctcccgaGCGGCCCCCGCCTGCCCTCCCGCCATGAAAAAAGAG ctcctgacCTCCATGAGCCAGTGCCTGAGCCTGGACCCCCTGAGCTTCAGCGTCTGGAGGCAGCTCTACACCAAGCACCTCGCTCAGTCCAG CTTGCTCCTGAACCATCTGCTGGAgtcctgggagagcagcagcaagaAG GTCCGTCAGTCGCTGCAGGAGACGGTTCGCTCCTTCAAAGTGACGAACGAAGAGCTGGCGGCCCGAGGGCCCAATGCCCACCAGGACGTGGCTGCCTGCGATGCCGCTTGCAAG gagctgctgcgCAAGATGAAGGGACGGGGCTTCCCCTGGTCCCGGCTGCTGCTCGTCCTCCTGGTCTTCGCCGCCGGGTTCCTCCTGCACGACGTCCGGACCCACGGATCCTTCCAGG cctcctcctccgCTCGCCTGCTCCGCTCCTCCGGCGTCCTGCCAGCCTGGCAGGCAGCCTGGCAGAAGGTCTCCCACTGCTACCTCCAAGGGTACAG GTGGCTGGAGCGGATGCTGCCGGCCTGCGGCTCCCGGGCTTTGGCcgtcctgcagccccagctggagctgctctgggctACGAGCCGCGaggtggccctggccctggcccagcagtgctcctccctgctctcctgggccAGCGGCAACCTCCCCGGGCTGGCGGAGTGG CTCCAGACCCGGCTGCCCGAGTGGCTGTTGCACGTGGCGGAGTGCCTGcgggagctgctgctcttcctgctgcggagctgcctgctgccactgctgcagcacgccgccgccgcgctggaGCGGGGATGGCAGCACTGGGTGGACTCCTGCAG CGGAGAAGTGTCGTGGGACTGCGTGAGGGACCACCTGACCAGCTTTACCTATTCCTCGTGGATTTACCTGCAAAACACAACCCTCGCCGTCAAAAACTGGGCCCTGGCTATGATTTCTGGACACTGA
- the LOC141468105 gene encoding translation initiation factor eIF2B subunit delta-like: MAEPGGAGPEAAAPVPAGPQTPELSREEKLQLRKEKKQQKKKKRSEKGAAAETPELGTPSDPGTPRVAAHPTSPPALADGPNDGEKPPGGKSKAELRAERRAKQEAERAQKQAKKAELSQAATVAKPRLTPTEPQSVVKRLPEHVQVDDPAAQRKLAKKLERQQVPLRQDYGTKVNLFSHLHQYSRKKPLTQQMSIPSTVIHPAVVRLGLQYSQGIINGSNARCIALLEVFKQLIRDYSTPPNEELSRDLVAKLKPHISFLNQCRPLSASMGNAIKFLKKEISCLPDTLREEEAKEKLQDTIDKYLREKIVLAAEAISRSAFEKINDNDVILVYGCSSLVNRTLCDAHAKKGRAFRVIVVDSRPRLEGRETLRRLVRKGIHCTYVMINAISYVLPEVSKVLLGAHALLANGSVMSRVGTSQIALVSKAYNVPVLVCCETYKFCERVQTDSFVSNELDDPDDLIVLRKGQAQLGGWAENKSLRLLNLVYDVTPPDLVDLVITDLGMIPCTSVPVVLRVKNVDQ; this comes from the exons atgGCGGAGCCGGGCG GTGCCGGCCCCGAAGCAGCCGCGCCGGTGCCGGCGGGACCgcag ACCCCCGAGCTCTCCCGggaggagaagctgcagctgcggaaggagaagaagcagcagaagaagaagaagaggagcgAGAAGGGCGCGGCGGCCGAGACCCCTGAGCTGGGGACCCCCTCCGACCCAGGGACACCGAGGG TGGCCGCtcaccccacgtcccccccaGCCTTGGCCGATGGCCCCAACGATGGCGAGAAGCCCCCAGGGGGCAAGAGCAAAGCTGAGCTGCGAGCTGAGCGGCGGGCCAAGCAGGAGGCAGAGCGGGCCCAGAAGCAGGCCAAGAAAGCAGAGCTGAGCCAGGCAGCCACGGTGGCCAAGCCCAGGCTGACCCCCACCGAGCCACAATCCG TGGTGAAGCGGCTGCCGGAGCACGTGCAGGTGGATGACCCGGCTGCCCAGAGGAAACTGGCCAAGAAGCTGGAGCGGCAGCAG GTTCCTCTGAGGCAGGACTATGGCACCAAGGTCAACCTGTTCTCCCACTTGCACCAGTACAGCCGGAAGAAGCCACTGACGCAGCAGATGAG catcccctccaCAGTAATTCACCCGGCTGTGGTGCGCCTGGGCCTCCAGTATTCCCAGGGCATCATCAACGGCTCCAACGCCCGCTGCATCGCCCTGCTGGAAGTCTTCAAACAG CTGATCCGGGATTACTCGACTCCCCCCAACGAGGAGCTGTCGCGGGACCTGGTGGCCAAGCTGAAGCCCCACATCAG cttcctgaacCAGTGCCGGCCCCTCTCAGCCAGCATGGGCAATGCCATTAAGTTCCTCAAAAAGGAGATTTCGTGCCTCCCCGACACCCtgcgggaggaggag GcgaaggagaagctgcaggacaccaTCGACAAATACCTGCGGGAGAAGATTGTTTTAGCAGCTGAAGCCATTTCGAGGTCGGCCTTTGAGAAGATAAACGACAACGACGTGATCCTGGTGTATGGATg CTCTTCCCTGGTGAACCGCACGCTGTGCGACGCTCACGCCAAGAAGGGCCGGGCTTTCCGTGTGATCGTGGTGGACAGCCGGCCGCGGCTGGAGGGCCGGGAGACGCTGCGCCGGCTGGTGCGAAAGGGTATTCACTGCACCTACGTGATGATCAACGCCATTTCCTACGTGCTGCCCGAG GTATCCAAAGTGCTGCTGGGAGCCCACGCGCTCCTGGCCAACGGCTCCGTCATGTCCCGGGTGGGGACGTCCCAGATAGCCCTGGTCTCCAAGGCCTACAACGTGCCCGTCCTGGTGTGCTGCGAGACCTACAAGTTCTGCGAGCGAGTGCAGACGGACTCTTTCGTCTCCAACGAGCTGG ATGATCCCGACGACCTGATCGTGCTGCGGAAGGGCCAGGCCCAGCTGGGGGGCTGGGCAGAGAACAAATCCTTGCGCCTCCTCAACCTGGTCTATGACGTGACGCCACCTGACCTGGTGGATCTGGTCATCACGGACTTGGGCATGATCCCCTGCACCTCGGTGCCCGTCGTCCTGCGTGTCAAGAACGTGGATCAGTAG